One Pseudomonas sp. MM213 genomic window, GCTTCGAAACGGCGGTTTCCAGGGCGATCATGGCTTTGAGGGCATCAGGGGACGCGGTGTAGAAATCGATACGGGGTTTCATGGCAGGCTCCGGGAGCAAGTGGGGGTGGAGCTAAGTTAGTCCTGCAGGCCGGCTGCTGGAATATCCAATTTCTCAGAAGTCGAGTAGACCGCCGCCGCCCTTGTAGGAGCCGGCTTGCTGGCGATGCGGGCAACTCGGAGCAAATTGATGAGTGAGGTGATGCTATCGCCAGCAAGCCGGCTCCTACAGGGGGGCGAAAAATAGTCTGTCGGGCGGATTGCCAGCACTCGGTCCTCGCCACTAGAATGCGATCAATTCTTAATTGCATCAGGCCAGGACGCCGGAAAAGAGTATCAGCCCCCCATGTCGTCAGCCGACCAGCCTTTGAACCAGCAAATCCATACCCTCTACAGCGAACACCACGGTTGGCTTCAGGGATGGCTGCAGCGAAAACTCGGTAATCGCTGCGACGCGGCGGACCTGGCCCACGATACGTTCCTGCGTTTGCTGACCCGGCAAGTCGTCAAGCCCTGGGGCAGCGAGCCCCGGGCACTGCTGACGCACATCGCCAAGGGCCTGGTGATTGATCGCTGGCGTCGACAGGACATCGAACGCGCTTATCTGGAGACCATTGCCCACCTGCCAGCCACAGAGGTGCCATCACCGGAAACCCGCCTGCTGATTCTCGAAACCCTGATGCGCATCGAAGCGCTGCTGCGCGAATTGCCGGCCATCACTCGCGAAACCTTTCTGCTGTCACAGATCGAAGGGCTGACCTACCACCAGATCGCCGCACGCCTGAATGTGTCGCTGATCACCGTCAAACGGCACATGCGCACTGCGTTCATTACCTGCCTGAGTGTCGCCTGATGAATTCGTCGATGATCAACCCGCACATTCTCGGCGAAGCCGCCGACTGGCTGGTGCAGTTGCATTCAGGCAGCGCGACGCCGTCCGACCATCACGCCATTGCCCAATGGCGCAATCGCAGTGCCGAACATGCGCTGGCCTGGCAACGGGCCGAAGCGCTGCTCGGAGAATTTCGCAGTGTGCCGGCCAACCTGGCCATCCAGACCCTCCAGCGAGCGGCACGCAAGGATGGTCTGAGCCGCCGCCAGACCCTCACGCGTATTGGCTTGCTGCTGATGGCCGGCCCCTTGGGCATCGCCTCGCAACACGCGTCCTGGCAACAATGGACCGCCGATCAGCGCACGGCAGTGGGCGAACAGAAAAACCTGCAACTGCCCGATGGCAGTCAGGTGCTGCTCAACACCGAAAGTGCGGTGGACATTGCCTTTACCCCGCGTGAACGCCGAGTGGTGCTGCTGGATGGCGAAGTGTTGATCAGCACCGCCAAGGATCCCGGCGCCCGGCCCTTTATCGTCGAAACCCCGCAAGGCATCGCCCGTGCGCTGGGTACGCGGTTTTGCGTGCGCATCACTGGCTCGAGAAGCCAGGTGTCGGTGCTCGAAGGGCTGGTGGAAGTCACGCCGCAGTTGCTCCAGCAGAGCACGACGCTCAAGGCCGGTGAGCGTCAGAGCTTCAAGCTCAATCGCCTCGACCCGCTCGAACCTTTCGACACCAGCGCCCTGGCCTGGGACAAGGGCATGTTGCTGGCGAGCAATATGCGCCTGGACGAATTGCTCGGCGAATTGAGCCGCTATCGCCCCGGCGTGTTGCGTTGTCATGCGGATGTCGCGGGGTTGCGGGTGTCGGGGGCGTTTTCCTTGCGTGACACCGATGCCAGCCTGCGTCTGCTCAGCGATACGTTGCCGCTGAAAATCAGCAGCCTGACCCGCTACTGGCTGTCGGTCGAGCCCCGGGCCTGAGTGCGCTGAAAAACTATTTCACAGTCCCCTGATACCTTTCCGCGTTTCGTTCGGTGTGTGGATAGACCTCTTCAATTCCACGCGCTCGACAGGAACGCCGAATGACTTCAACACCGCTGCACCGCCCCGCCGATTTCCCGCTCAAGGCCCTGAGCCTGAGCATTGCCCTGGCCTTTACCGCGATGCTGCCGATCAACAGCCATGCCGCTGACACCGTCAGCGAAAGTACCAGCCGCAACGTCGATATCGGGCCGGGCTTGCTCAGTCATACCCTGGCGCAATTCGCCGTGGCGGTCGGCGTGCCGTTGTCGTTCGATCCGGCGCAACTGGGCAATCGCCAGAGCCCGGGATTGCAAGGCAACTACAGCGTGCAGTCAGGCTTCGCGCAATTGCTTGAGGGCAGCGGTTTCGAGTTGATCAGCACGGGCGGAAACGGTTACACCGTGGCGCCGCGAGTCGCTGCCAACGGTGCGCTGGAGCTGGGCGCCACCAGCGTCAGCGCCCTGCGCGACGACAACGCGGACACCTACGGTGGCGGTCAGGTCGCCAAGGTTGCGCAGATCGGCATGCTCGGTAACCAGGCCTTGAAAGACCTGCCCTTCAGCGTCACCAGCTACACCGCCAAAACCATCGCCGACCAGCAAGCGCAGACCGTGGGCGATGTGTTGCTCAACGACGCTTCGGTTCGGCAGTCCGCCGGCTTTGGCAACTTCTCCCAGGTGTTCGTGATCCGCGGTTTGCCGCTGCTGTCCGATGACATTTCCTATAACGGTCTTTACGGCATCCTGCCCCGGCAGATCATCGCCACCGAAGCGCTGGAACGGGTCGAGTTGTTCAAGGGACCGAACGCTTTTGTGAATGGTGTTACGCCCAGCGGCAGCGGGATTGGCGGTGGCGTCAACCTGCAACCCAAACGCGCCAACGATGTGCCGACCCGCAGCGTCACCCTCGATTACAGCGACGATGGCCGGGTCGGCGGGCATCTGGACCTGGGCCAGCGCTTTGGCGAAGACAACCGATTCGGCGCGCGGGTCAATCTGCTGCAACGCGAAGGCGCCACCGCCGTCGATGACGAAGACCGTCGCTCGTCGCTGATCAGCGTCGGCCTGGACTACCGAGGTGATCGCCTGCGGGTGTCGACGGACCTGGGCTATCAGAAACAGGTGATCAATCAGGGCCGCTCGGTGATCTATGTCGATTCGACCTTGAGCAAAGCGCCCAAGGTGCCGGATGCCAACGCCGGTTACGCACAGAGCTGGAGCTACTCGCAACTGGAAGACACCTTCGGCATGGCCCGCGCCGAGTACGACCTCAGTGACAACTGGACCGCCTACGTGTCCGGCGGCGCCAAACACACCCGGGAAAACGGCGTGTATTCGTCGCT contains:
- a CDS encoding sigma-70 family RNA polymerase sigma factor, translated to MSSADQPLNQQIHTLYSEHHGWLQGWLQRKLGNRCDAADLAHDTFLRLLTRQVVKPWGSEPRALLTHIAKGLVIDRWRRQDIERAYLETIAHLPATEVPSPETRLLILETLMRIEALLRELPAITRETFLLSQIEGLTYHQIAARLNVSLITVKRHMRTAFITCLSVA
- a CDS encoding FecR domain-containing protein, with product MNSSMINPHILGEAADWLVQLHSGSATPSDHHAIAQWRNRSAEHALAWQRAEALLGEFRSVPANLAIQTLQRAARKDGLSRRQTLTRIGLLLMAGPLGIASQHASWQQWTADQRTAVGEQKNLQLPDGSQVLLNTESAVDIAFTPRERRVVLLDGEVLISTAKDPGARPFIVETPQGIARALGTRFCVRITGSRSQVSVLEGLVEVTPQLLQQSTTLKAGERQSFKLNRLDPLEPFDTSALAWDKGMLLASNMRLDELLGELSRYRPGVLRCHADVAGLRVSGAFSLRDTDASLRLLSDTLPLKISSLTRYWLSVEPRA
- a CDS encoding TonB-dependent receptor; translation: MTSTPLHRPADFPLKALSLSIALAFTAMLPINSHAADTVSESTSRNVDIGPGLLSHTLAQFAVAVGVPLSFDPAQLGNRQSPGLQGNYSVQSGFAQLLEGSGFELISTGGNGYTVAPRVAANGALELGATSVSALRDDNADTYGGGQVAKVAQIGMLGNQALKDLPFSVTSYTAKTIADQQAQTVGDVLLNDASVRQSAGFGNFSQVFVIRGLPLLSDDISYNGLYGILPRQIIATEALERVELFKGPNAFVNGVTPSGSGIGGGVNLQPKRANDVPTRSVTLDYSDDGRVGGHLDLGQRFGEDNRFGARVNLLQREGATAVDDEDRRSSLISVGLDYRGDRLRVSTDLGYQKQVINQGRSVIYVDSTLSKAPKVPDANAGYAQSWSYSQLEDTFGMARAEYDLSDNWTAYVSGGAKHTRENGVYSSLTVTDLNGNARGGMLYSPHDEDNKSLMTGLNGHLNTGPISHQLNLGLAGIWGQQRSAFETIGAATRYSTNLYDVTDKPRPSPTSFASDIHDPRIVGKNTLRSAAVSDTLGFIDDRVLLTLGVRRQTLNVDGWNTTTGARTSSYEESITTPVYGLVIKPWEHVSFYANRIEGLAKGPTPPTSAINRDETFAPVRSKQIEAGVRLDMDTYGASLGVYRIEQPSSYTQDGIFRVDGEQQNKGVELNVYGEPLDGLRLLSGATLMKTEIEGSTNGVNDGNRAVGVPRFQLNVGADWDVPGIEGAALSARMLRTGGQYLNAANTQSIPAWNRFDVGSRYAFKMDEKQITLRANLENVANKAYWASANGGYLTQGTPRTLKVSATLDF